Within the Planctomycetota bacterium genome, the region ACCTTTTTCTGGCGGTCGAGCCCTTATCCGTTCTTGACCGTCTTTGACGCGCCGGACGCCAATACGACGTGTACGCGGCGGGTGCGCTCGAACACGCCGCTACAGGCCCTGACACTGGCCAATGACCCGGCCTTTGTCGAGTTCGCCGTGGCGCTGGCGGCGCGGATGTTGAACACTTCGGCCAAGGACGACATCGCGCGTGTGCGGGCCGGCGCTCGGTTCACACTGTCGCGCGATCCGACGGAAGCAGAGGAAAAGACGCTCGTTGACTATTTGAAAAAGCAGCGCCAATCCTTCGTCGCCAAGCCCGACGCCGCGCGCCAAGTTGCGGCCGGCAAGGCGTTGGCCGGTTTTGAGCCGGTCGAAGCGGCCTCTTGGGTCGGCGTCGGCCGCGTGCTGCTAAATCTGGATGAATTCGTGACGCGAGAGTGACGTATGAACGAGCATTCGGCCCAGCAACTCGAACAAGCGCTCCTGCGAGCGCGCACGCGGCGGCATTTCTTTGCCGATTGCGGCGTGGGGCTCGGCTCGCTCGCGCTGGCTTCGCTATTGAATTCCTCGGCCAATGGCGCGACCGGCGCGCCGCCGGCCACGTCACCACTGGCGGTGCGGCCGACCCATTTTCCGGCCAAGGCCAAGAACGTCATCTTCCTGTTCATGGCCGGCGGGCCAAGCCAACTGGAACTGTTCGACGAGAAGCCCAAGCTGCGCGAACTCGACGGCCAGGTCATTCCGCCGTCGTACACCAAGAACAAGCGCTTCGCCTTCATCAAGGGAGACGCCAAGCTGCTCGGCTCGCGGCGCAAGTTCGCGCGGCACGGTCAGAGCGGCACGCTGCTCAGCGAATTGCTCCCCCACCTGGCCACCGTGGTGGACGAGATATCGGTCGTTCGTGGCATGACCACCGACGTGTTCAACCACGGGCCGGCCAAGCTGTTCGTCAACACCGGCACGTCGCGGTTCGGCTTGCCGAGCATGGGGGCCTGGGTCACTTACGGCATCGGCAGCGAGTCACAGAATCTGCCCGGCTTCGTCGTGCTACAATCGGGACCACGCGGCCCGCGCGGCGGCGCGCCGTTGTGGGGCAGTGGCTTCCTGCCGACCAGCTTCCAGGGGGTGCCGCTGATGTCGGGCCCCGAGCCGATCTTGAACATGACCAACCCGCCGGGGGTCGACGCTAAGGACCAGGGCGAATTCTTCGTCGCGGTGGGCAAGCTGAACTCCGAACGGCTGCGCACGGTCGGCGACCCGGAGATCGCCACACGGATCGCCGCCTATGAAATGGCGTTTCGCATGCAATCGAGCGCACCGGAGCTGACCAACATCGCGGGCGAAACGGCCGACACCCTGCAGCAATACGGTGCCGAGCCGGGCAAGCCGTCGTTCGCCAACAATTGCCTGCTGGCCCGGCGGCTGGTCGAGCGCGGCGTCCGCTTCGTCCAGCTTTATCACACCGACTGGGACCATCACGGCAACCAGGGAACCCACCTGGGCCAGCCGCTCGACGATCGTTGCCGCGAAGTCGACCAGCCCGCCGCGGCGTTGATCAAAGACCTGAAGCAGCGCGGCCTATTGGACCACACGCTGGTGATTTGGGGTGGCGAGTTCGGCCGCACACCGATGGGCGAGCCGCGCGAGCTGATCGGCCGCGACCATCACATTGACGCTTACACCATGTGGATGGCCGGCGGCGGGATCAAGGCGGGGCAAACCATCGGGGCAACCGACGAGTTGGGCTACTCGGTCGTCGAAGACAAAGTCCATGTTCACGACTTGCAAGCCACGATCCTGCACCTGTTGGGATTGGATCACAAGCGATTGACCTACCGGTTCCAGGGACGCGATTTCCGCTTGACTGACGTGGCCGGCAACGTGGTGAAGAAACTTTTGGCGTGAGGCAATCATGAGCACGTCGACTCGTCGTCGTTTTCTTGGCGCTGCGTCCGCGTTGGCCGGCGCGTGGACTTGTCGCTCGGCCTGGGCCTGGCCCGACACCACCGATTACGAGCCCCGCGCCACCTCGGGCGACGCGCGCGAGCCGCGCTGGGACGAGCAACTGACCGTGACCGTGGGGCCGACGAAGGCCGATCTGGTGGGTGCCGATGACAAGGCGCTGCAAGCCGCCGTCGATTACGTTGCGCGCCTGGGGGGTGGCACGGTTCGCGTGCTGCCCGGCACGTATCGACTGCGCAATGCGGTTTACCTGGCTTCAAAGGTCCGACTGTTGGGAAGCGGCGCGGACAGCGTGCTCGTTAAGGAGCCGTCCACGCGCGTCAAGCTAGCCGATGATTCCGATTGGTTCGACCAGGAAATCACGCTCGCCTCCGCCGCAGGATTTCAGGTCGGCGGCGGCGTTTGTTTGACCTGCAAGAACTCGCACAATGGCGGCACGACCGTCGTTAAGCGAACTCTGGTGGCGCGCAGCGGCAATCGCTTCAAGCTCGACCGGGCGCTGCGCGATAACTTCTGGCGCTCGGGCGAGTCGACGGTGGCCACGCTGTTTCCGCTGCTCAGTGGCGAGAACATCGCCGACGTGACGATCGAGAACATTACGCTGGACGGCAATCGGGAGCATAACGAGAACTTCAACGGCAACTACGGCGGCTGCATTTTCCTGCAAGATTGCAATCGGATGACGATGCGCGAAGTGACCGCCCGCAACTACAACGGCGACGGCATGAGCTGGCAAATCTGTCACGACGTGTTGGTCGAGCGCTGCCACAGCCACGACAACACCGATCTGGGCTTGCACCCTGGCTCGGGCTCGCAACGCCCCGTGATTCGCAACAACAAGCTGGAACGAAACACGATCGGTATCTTCTTCTGCTGGGGCGTCAAAGGGGGGCTGGCCGAGCGCAATACGATCGACGGCAACCGCTCGTACGGCGTCTCAATCGGCCATCACGACAACAACAACCTGGTTCGCGACAACGACATTCTCCGCTCGGGCAAGGTCGGCGTCCTGTTCCGACCCGAGCAAGGCCAGCCGTTCGCGCCGCATCGCAATCGGATCGAGAACAATCGGATTGTTGACTCGGGGGACGAACGCGGTATTGGCATCGACGTACAGGGTGAGACCGAGGCGATTCAACTGGTGAAGAACCAGTTGCGCGAGACACGTTCCCCCGCCGAGCGGACTGGCATTCGCATTGGCGAGCACGCCAAGCGCATCGACCTGGTCGACAATCAGGTCCAAGGATTCGCCACGCCGATTGCCGATTTGCGAGCCTAGCGGCCGCGCACGTTGTCATTTTTCTGCCTGGGAGCGTTACGTTGAGCAAACCGTTGGTTGGTGGCGTCATCGCCGGCGCGGTGATCGCCCTGTTGGCAACAACCTCTCGGGCCGCCGACGCACCCGCTCCGACCGCGCCGCGGGTCGTGGACGACCGGCTGGAAGTCATCTGCTTCGCGGCCTCGCCCGACATCGTTCATCCGGTGAGCATCGACTTCGACGCCCGCGGCCGGCTGCTCGTGATTGAAAGCCATACACACTTCCGTCCGCCCGACTATCAAGGCCCCGCGCACGACCGGATTCGCATCCTCGAGGACACCGACGGCGACGGCCGCGCGGACAAGTTCACCACATTCTACGAAGGCTCGGACGCCACGATGGACCTGGCCACCGCCCGCGATGGCAGCGTGTACGTGGCCGCCCGCAGCGAAATCTTCCGGCTCCGCGACCTCGACGGGGACGGCGCGGCTGAGTCGAAGCAAACGATCATCAAGCTCAACACCGCGGGGAACTATCCGCACAACGGGCTGTCGGGGCTGACGTTTGACGCCGAGGGGAACCTCTGGTTCGGCATGGGTGAAAACCTGGGAGCCAGCTACGAGTTGGTGGCTGCTGACGGTTCGACGATCAAAGATCAGGGCGAGGGAGGCAACGTGTTCCGCTGCACGGCCGCAGGGGCCAAGCTGCAGCGCGTGGCCACCGGATTCTGGAATCCATTCGGGCTGACGATCGACGTCTTTGGTCGCGTCTGGTGCGTCGATAACGATCCCGATTCAAGCCCGCCGTGCCGGCTGTTGCACGTGATCGACGGCGGCGACTACGGCTATCAGTTTCGCTATGGCCGCTCGGGACGCCACCCGTTTCAAAGCTGGAACGGCCAGTTGCCCGGCACGCTCCCCATGGTCTCGGGAACCGGCGAAGCCCCCTGCGAGGTGCTGAGCTACGAGTCGGACGGCCTGCCGGACGAGTATCGGGGCGACTTGCTGGTCACCTCCTGGGCCGATCATCGCGTCGAGCGCTATCGATTGCAGCCGCGCGGCGCATCATACGTGGCCGAGCGCAAGCCGTTCGTACAAGGCGGAACCGAGTTCCGCCCCGTCGGCTTGGCCACGGCGCCAGATGGTTCGCTGTACTTCAGCGATTGGGTCCGCCGTGATTACAACCTGCACCACCAAGGTGCGGTCTGGCATTTGCGACAGGTTGGCGCCAAGCCGCAGCCTCGCCCGGAGAAACTAGAAGACAGGTTGCAGAGTCATGACCGCTCAATGCGTGAGCAAGCGGCGCGAGAACTTGTCGCAACTAAAGATGGACACGAGTTGCTTGCAACCTTGTCAAGAAAGCCTGGCCGCGATCAAAAGCAACAACTGCGAGTATTGGCAACAATCGCAGACACTTGTATTGAGCCGTGCGACGCCCTGCTTTTATTGATGAACATCGAGACAGACGTCCCGTTCCGTGCCCATGTTGTCGAAATCGCTTTGAGGAATAAGCTTAAACTTTGGAATGCCGACTGGCTTAACGCCAAACAGCCTGCTGCCGTGCGTTTGGCGGCAATTTCCGCAATTGCCACGCCTGAACAGCTGCTAACGCTACTTGACGATGACGATCCCTTCTTGCGTACGGCGGCGGTTCGCGAGTTGGGGCACAACCGCGAACGCTTGGCCGCGATTCGTCCCGACGACTTGAAGACACCGCGACAGCGGATCGGGCTCCTGTTGGCCCAACGCGCCGCCGGGATGAACGATCCCAAGATCGTTGCCGACTGGCTGGCCGACTCGGACGAAGCGGTTCGCTTTCTGGCGGCCAAGTGGATCGCCGATCGACAATTGACCGAGCTGCGTCCCCAGGTCGCCAGCGCGCTGGAAGGGCCTGGCCTTTCGGTTCGCTTGTATCAAGGCCTGGCCACAGCGCTGGCCCGACTGGACGGCGAAGAGGTGAGCGACGCCAAGATGGCCGATCACTTCGTCAAGCTGCTCAACGATTCGAACCAGCCGGCCGCGCGCCGCGCCACGTTGTTGCGCCTGGTGCCGGCCACGCACAAGCAATTGTCGCTCGATCTGCTCAAGCGGCTGGCCAATCAAAGCGACGTGCCGTTGCAGTTGGAAGCAGTCCGCTCGCTGGCCGAGCACCCCAGTGAAAAGCGCCTGGCGCTGTTGACCGAGATTCTGAACGACACGTCGCGCGACGAGCAAGTCCGGGCCGAAGCGCTCGTCGGCCTGACCTCGGCGCCGACGGCCGACGTGCCAGCGCTAGTGCAGTTCGCGCTCGGTTCGAGCAAACTACTGCGCGACGAAGCATTGCGGGCCTTAACTAGCGCGCAGCTTTCGGCCGAGCAGCAGTCCCGCTTGCAACAACTGGCCACGCAACAACCCGACAGCGCCGAACTGGTTGCCCGGGCGCTCGGCAAGTCACCCGATCAAGCGCGACCCGACGTGCGCGACACGGCGGGCTGGTTGCTGCGGCTTGATGGACCGGCCAGCGCCGAAGCAGGGCGGCGGGCGTTCTTCAACGCGCGGCTCGCCGGTTGCAATCGCTGTCATCGAGTCGAGGGGCACGGCCAATCGGTGGGGCCCGACTTGAGCCTGATCGGCAGCACCGAGCGGCGGCACATCCTGGAATCGATCTTGCAGCCCAGTGCCATCGTCGCCCCGCACTACCAGGTTTGGCAGATGGTGCTCGACAACGGCCAGGTCGCCTCGGGCATGCTCATTCACACCAATCTCGATGAATACACCTACCTCGACGCCCAGGGCAAACAGTTCAAAGTCCGCACGACCGAAGTCTCGGACATCCAGCCGCAGCCCGAGTCGATCATGCCCGTCAAGCTGATCGACCGGTTCACCGATCAAGAGCTGCGCGACCTGCTGGCCTTCCTGACGGCACACCGTTAACAATCAGCAGCGCCACGGCCAAAAGCGTCCCGCGTCGCAAATCCTTGTGCGGCCTTATTCATCGCGTTTCATACACCTGAGATTAGTGGCCCGAATCTCGCTCGAAAGCGGGGGCCGCGGCCATGGTTCAGGGGTGGTAGGCACCGGACCCCGTAAGTCCTATAATTCGCGATTCGCCCGCGACTGTCGGGCGTTTTTTGTTTGTCGCGGCGGCCAAGGAAGTACCGCCCGAGCCGCCTATCACGCGGCTTTCGCCAACGGCCCTCGCGGCCCAGCGCGAAACGATCGCCTTCCACGGATTCTGTGGGCCATGAGCACCAGCGGTAAGACCCAGACCACTAGCAGCAAGACCCCGCCGGCCCGACGGCTGGCCGACGAAAAGATTTTGATTCTCGATTTCGGCTCGCAGTTCGCGCAACTCATCGCGCGGCGCGTGCGCGAAGATCAGGTCTACTGCGAAATTGTCCGCTACAACATCACGCCCGAGCGAATCGAAGAGTTGAAGCCCAAAGGGATCATCCTCTCGGGCGGGCCGGCCAGCGTCTATGAAGATGGCGCCCCGCGCTGCGATCCACGGATTTTCCGCCTGGGCATACCGGTGCTCGGCATCTGCTACGGCATGCAACTGGCCTGCGACGTTCTTGGTGGCCATGTCCAGAATTTTCCCGCCCGCGAGTACGGTCGCGCCAAAATCAACGTCACCACCCCTGACGTCTTGTTCGAGGGCGTGCCGCCGACCAGCGAAGTCTGGATGAGCCACGGCGACCAGGTGACCAAGGTCGACAGCAGCTTCAAGCCGCTGGCCGCGACGGGCACGTGCCCCATCGCCGCGGTGCGCCACGAGAGCCTGCCAGTCTACGGCCTGCAGTTTCATCCCGAGGTCACTCACACGCCGATCGGCAAGGCGCTGTTGTCGAATTTTTTGCGTCGCGTTTGCGGCTGCAGCGGTAGTTGGCAACTGGCCAACTTTGCCGAAGAGGCGGTCCGCGAGATTCGCGAGCGCGTCGGCAATCGCCGCGTCATTTGCGGGCTTTCTGGTGGCGTCGACTCGTCGGTGGTGGCGGCGCTACTGTACCGCGCCATCGGGTCGCAGTTGTCGTGCATTTTGGTCGACAACGGCCTGCTGCGTCAGGACGAAGAGACCTCGGTGATCCGCGAGTTCACCACGCACTTTGCCACCGATCTGCACGTGGTCAAGGCCGAAGATCGGTTCCTGACCGCGTTGGCCGGCGTGACCGATCCGCAAGAGAAGCGTCGCCGCATCGGCCGCGCGTTCATCGACTGTTTCGCCGACGAAGCGGCCAAGATTTCGGGGGCTGAGTTCCTGGCCCAGGGGACGCTGTACCCAGACGTGATCGAAAGCGGCGCGGCCAAAGACGGCCCGGCCGCCACGATCAAGCTGCACCACAACGTCGGCGGGCTGCCCGAGGATTTGAGCTTCAAGCTGATCGAGCCGCTGCGCGATTTGTTCAAGGACGAAGTCCGCCGGCTGGGCCTGCAGCTGGGACTGCCCGAGGAAATTGTCTGGCGTCATCCGTTCCCCGGGCCGGGCTTGGCGGTTCGTTGTCTGGGCGAGGTGACGCGCGAGCGGCTTGTCAAGCTGCGCCAGGCCGACGCGATTGTGGTCGAGGAGATCAAGCAGGCGGGGCTGTACCGTGAGACGCAACAAGCTTTTGCCGTGCTATTGCCTGTGCAGAGCGTCGGCGTGATGGGTGACGCGCGGACCTACGACGACACGATTGCCGTGCGGGCCGTTTCGACCGAAGACTTCATGACCGCCGATTGGAGCCGGCTGCCGTACGACGTGCTGGCCCACATTTCGACGCGGATCATCAACGAAGTCAAGGGCGTGAACCGCGTCGTGTACGACATCAGTTCCAAGCCCCCCGCCACGATCGAATGGGAATAGGGCGCAGTGAACGCTCACTTCGGCTCGACGGTGATCGCCATCACGATCGGGGCGGTCTTGTCCTTGCCTTTGACTAGCTCGATCGTCTGGATGACCGCGTCGCGCTTCGGCTGCAACTTCAAATATCGCACCTGTCGGCCGTGCAGGTCATAAGCAAACTTCGACTCGGGCACGTCGATCCGGCGAATGTAATCGGCCAGATGCACTCCGTTGACCAGCGCGTGGTCCTCGGTCGCGCCGTCGGCGTAGCGCAACCGCACGATCAGGCTCGCCTCCTTGCCGCCACCGGGATGGCCCCAGCCGCTGACGCCACCCAGAATATGAATCGCCTTGGCCGCCGTGTTGCAGGGCACTTCGACGCGCTGCGGCATGCGAGCCGACACCGAGCCGTTCGGGCTGTTCAGCATCACCACGTTCGGCACGCGGTCCCCCTGCGGGTCGATCAACTGGAAGAAGACTCCCTCGAACGTCTTCGGCCCCCAGTCGTCGAAGACCAGCCGCTCGCCCATGTTCCCTTCGCTGTAAAACATGCCGCGGGTCGAAACGATCGTGGCCGCCTTGGCCAGCGGCAAAGGCAGGTATTGCCCGCGATCGGCCAGGAACTCGAGCAGGTCGACGATCTCGGCCTTGGTGACTTGCTTTTCGAACCCTTCAGGCATCAGCGACTTGGTCGACGCGGCCAGTTGCTCGACCTCTTCGCGCGGAATCACGTGCCGCTTCCCTTCGGCGTCGAACAGTTCCAGCGACGAGCGCGACTCGCCCGCCAACAATCCT harbors:
- a CDS encoding DUF1501 domain-containing protein yields the protein MNEHSAQQLEQALLRARTRRHFFADCGVGLGSLALASLLNSSANGATGAPPATSPLAVRPTHFPAKAKNVIFLFMAGGPSQLELFDEKPKLRELDGQVIPPSYTKNKRFAFIKGDAKLLGSRRKFARHGQSGTLLSELLPHLATVVDEISVVRGMTTDVFNHGPAKLFVNTGTSRFGLPSMGAWVTYGIGSESQNLPGFVVLQSGPRGPRGGAPLWGSGFLPTSFQGVPLMSGPEPILNMTNPPGVDAKDQGEFFVAVGKLNSERLRTVGDPEIATRIAAYEMAFRMQSSAPELTNIAGETADTLQQYGAEPGKPSFANNCLLARRLVERGVRFVQLYHTDWDHHGNQGTHLGQPLDDRCREVDQPAAALIKDLKQRGLLDHTLVIWGGEFGRTPMGEPRELIGRDHHIDAYTMWMAGGGIKAGQTIGATDELGYSVVEDKVHVHDLQATILHLLGLDHKRLTYRFQGRDFRLTDVAGNVVKKLLA
- a CDS encoding right-handed parallel beta-helix repeat-containing protein, which encodes MSTSTRRRFLGAASALAGAWTCRSAWAWPDTTDYEPRATSGDAREPRWDEQLTVTVGPTKADLVGADDKALQAAVDYVARLGGGTVRVLPGTYRLRNAVYLASKVRLLGSGADSVLVKEPSTRVKLADDSDWFDQEITLASAAGFQVGGGVCLTCKNSHNGGTTVVKRTLVARSGNRFKLDRALRDNFWRSGESTVATLFPLLSGENIADVTIENITLDGNREHNENFNGNYGGCIFLQDCNRMTMREVTARNYNGDGMSWQICHDVLVERCHSHDNTDLGLHPGSGSQRPVIRNNKLERNTIGIFFCWGVKGGLAERNTIDGNRSYGVSIGHHDNNNLVRDNDILRSGKVGVLFRPEQGQPFAPHRNRIENNRIVDSGDERGIGIDVQGETEAIQLVKNQLRETRSPAERTGIRIGEHAKRIDLVDNQVQGFATPIADLRA
- a CDS encoding PQQ-dependent sugar dehydrogenase; this translates as MSKPLVGGVIAGAVIALLATTSRAADAPAPTAPRVVDDRLEVICFAASPDIVHPVSIDFDARGRLLVIESHTHFRPPDYQGPAHDRIRILEDTDGDGRADKFTTFYEGSDATMDLATARDGSVYVAARSEIFRLRDLDGDGAAESKQTIIKLNTAGNYPHNGLSGLTFDAEGNLWFGMGENLGASYELVAADGSTIKDQGEGGNVFRCTAAGAKLQRVATGFWNPFGLTIDVFGRVWCVDNDPDSSPPCRLLHVIDGGDYGYQFRYGRSGRHPFQSWNGQLPGTLPMVSGTGEAPCEVLSYESDGLPDEYRGDLLVTSWADHRVERYRLQPRGASYVAERKPFVQGGTEFRPVGLATAPDGSLYFSDWVRRDYNLHHQGAVWHLRQVGAKPQPRPEKLEDRLQSHDRSMREQAARELVATKDGHELLATLSRKPGRDQKQQLRVLATIADTCIEPCDALLLLMNIETDVPFRAHVVEIALRNKLKLWNADWLNAKQPAAVRLAAISAIATPEQLLTLLDDDDPFLRTAAVRELGHNRERLAAIRPDDLKTPRQRIGLLLAQRAAGMNDPKIVADWLADSDEAVRFLAAKWIADRQLTELRPQVASALEGPGLSVRLYQGLATALARLDGEEVSDAKMADHFVKLLNDSNQPAARRATLLRLVPATHKQLSLDLLKRLANQSDVPLQLEAVRSLAEHPSEKRLALLTEILNDTSRDEQVRAEALVGLTSAPTADVPALVQFALGSSKLLRDEALRALTSAQLSAEQQSRLQQLATQQPDSAELVARALGKSPDQARPDVRDTAGWLLRLDGPASAEAGRRAFFNARLAGCNRCHRVEGHGQSVGPDLSLIGSTERRHILESILQPSAIVAPHYQVWQMVLDNGQVASGMLIHTNLDEYTYLDAQGKQFKVRTTEVSDIQPQPESIMPVKLIDRFTDQELRDLLAFLTAHR
- the guaA gene encoding glutamine-hydrolyzing GMP synthase produces the protein MSTSGKTQTTSSKTPPARRLADEKILILDFGSQFAQLIARRVREDQVYCEIVRYNITPERIEELKPKGIILSGGPASVYEDGAPRCDPRIFRLGIPVLGICYGMQLACDVLGGHVQNFPAREYGRAKINVTTPDVLFEGVPPTSEVWMSHGDQVTKVDSSFKPLAATGTCPIAAVRHESLPVYGLQFHPEVTHTPIGKALLSNFLRRVCGCSGSWQLANFAEEAVREIRERVGNRRVICGLSGGVDSSVVAALLYRAIGSQLSCILVDNGLLRQDEETSVIREFTTHFATDLHVVKAEDRFLTALAGVTDPQEKRRRIGRAFIDCFADEAAKISGAEFLAQGTLYPDVIESGAAKDGPAATIKLHHNVGGLPEDLSFKLIEPLRDLFKDEVRRLGLQLGLPEEIVWRHPFPGPGLAVRCLGEVTRERLVKLRQADAIVVEEIKQAGLYRETQQAFAVLLPVQSVGVMGDARTYDDTIAVRAVSTEDFMTADWSRLPYDVLAHISTRIINEVKGVNRVVYDISSKPPATIEWE